A genomic window from Companilactobacillus alimentarius DSM 20249 includes:
- the tsf gene encoding translation elongation factor Ts, whose protein sequence is MAKITAAQVKELRDKTSVGMMDAKKALVAADGNMQEAIDKLREKGIAKAAKKSGNIAAEGLAHIEISGNKAAIIEVNSETDFVSSNDKFINLVNEIGKVIVTNEPKDMDEALALKIGDQTVNDAITGLTAVIGEKISLRRFQVLDKTDSQVFGSYLHNGGLIGAIVTLEGKDEDAAKDVAMHVAAINPEYMDRDQVPADRLEHEKAIFTEETKAEGKPEKIIPRIVEGRVNKYLSEISLADQEFVKDSDMTVQQFVESKNSKLVSFVRYEVGEGIEKKQEDFAEEVKNQMK, encoded by the coding sequence ATGGCTAAAATTACTGCTGCTCAAGTTAAAGAATTACGTGATAAGACAAGCGTTGGTATGATGGATGCTAAGAAGGCATTGGTTGCTGCTGACGGTAATATGCAAGAGGCTATCGACAAACTTCGCGAAAAAGGTATTGCTAAAGCCGCTAAGAAGAGTGGCAACATTGCTGCTGAAGGTTTAGCACATATTGAAATCTCAGGTAATAAAGCTGCTATTATCGAAGTTAACTCAGAAACAGATTTTGTTTCATCAAATGACAAATTTATCAATCTTGTAAACGAAATTGGTAAAGTAATTGTTACTAATGAACCAAAAGACATGGATGAAGCTTTGGCACTTAAAATTGGCGACCAAACAGTTAACGATGCCATCACAGGCTTAACAGCTGTTATCGGTGAAAAGATTTCATTGAGACGTTTCCAAGTTCTTGATAAGACAGACTCACAAGTATTTGGTTCATACCTACACAATGGTGGCCTTATTGGTGCCATTGTTACACTTGAGGGTAAGGACGAAGATGCTGCTAAAGACGTTGCTATGCACGTTGCAGCTATCAATCCAGAATACATGGATCGTGATCAAGTTCCTGCTGATCGTTTGGAACATGAAAAAGCTATCTTCACTGAAGAAACAAAGGCTGAAGGTAAACCTGAAAAGATTATTCCAAGAATCGTTGAAGGCCGTGTAAACAAGTACTTGTCAGAGATTAGTTTGGCTGACCAAGAATTTGTTAAGGATTCAGATATGACTGTTCAACAATTTGTTGAATCAAAGAATTCAAAATTAGTTTCATTTGTTCGTTACGAAGTTGGCGAAGGAATCGAAAAGAAACAAGAAGATTTTGCTGAAGAAGTTAAGAATCAAATGAAGTAA
- the purH gene encoding bifunctional phosphoribosylaminoimidazolecarboxamide formyltransferase/IMP cyclohydrolase has product MKRALISVSDKTGVVEFAKGLINNGFEIVSTGGTYKKLQENDVKVIEIDEITKFPEILDGRVKTLHPMVHAGLLAKRDNAEHMKTLEKLNIQMIDLVCVNLYPFKETISKENVTPEQAIEQIDIGGPSMIRSASKNFKSVYVVIDNNDYQTVLNSIENNSDDLALRQKLAAKAFRHTAEYDSIIAHYLSDLNGEEFPDVEVLGYDFHQELRYGENSHQKAAFYQSAMPSDYSIASAKQLHGKELSFNNIKDADAALRIVADFDKPCVAALKHMNPCGIGVDDESIYQAWRKAYTADTMSIFGGIVAVNREVTKEIAEEMHKIFLEIVIAPSFTAEALEILEAKKNIRLMTLDFSKAQEADKHEYVSVMGGLLVQERDTTVDKIDEFKVVTKKAPTKEEMKALLFGQQVVKHVKSNAIVITTTDKTLGVGAGQMNRIGSVKIAIEQEELADEHAPLIMASDAFFPMDDCVQYAAEHGITAIIQPGGSIKDQDSIDMADKFGIAMVFTGRRHFKH; this is encoded by the coding sequence ATGAAAAGAGCATTAATTAGTGTTTCTGATAAAACAGGCGTCGTAGAGTTTGCCAAAGGATTGATCAATAATGGCTTTGAGATCGTCTCAACTGGTGGTACTTATAAAAAATTACAAGAAAATGATGTTAAGGTTATTGAAATAGATGAAATAACTAAGTTTCCAGAAATTCTTGACGGTCGAGTAAAGACACTTCATCCTATGGTTCATGCAGGACTTTTAGCTAAACGTGACAATGCAGAACATATGAAGACGTTGGAAAAATTGAACATTCAGATGATTGATTTAGTTTGTGTTAATTTGTATCCCTTTAAAGAGACCATCTCCAAAGAAAATGTCACTCCAGAACAAGCTATTGAACAAATTGATATCGGTGGACCTTCTATGATCCGTTCTGCCTCAAAGAATTTCAAGAGTGTCTATGTAGTAATTGATAATAATGATTATCAAACCGTTTTAAATAGTATTGAAAACAATTCTGACGATTTAGCTTTGAGACAAAAATTAGCTGCCAAAGCTTTTAGACACACCGCTGAATATGACAGTATTATTGCTCACTACTTATCAGATTTGAATGGCGAAGAGTTCCCCGATGTTGAAGTGCTTGGTTATGATTTCCATCAAGAATTGAGATATGGCGAAAATTCTCATCAAAAGGCTGCCTTTTATCAGAGTGCTATGCCATCTGATTATTCAATTGCTTCTGCTAAACAATTGCATGGTAAGGAATTGTCCTTCAATAATATTAAAGACGCCGACGCTGCTTTAAGAATTGTCGCCGACTTTGACAAACCTTGTGTCGCTGCTTTGAAGCATATGAATCCTTGTGGTATTGGTGTCGATGATGAATCAATTTATCAAGCTTGGCGTAAAGCTTATACAGCCGATACTATGTCAATTTTTGGTGGTATTGTAGCGGTTAATCGCGAAGTAACTAAAGAAATTGCTGAAGAAATGCACAAGATTTTCTTAGAAATCGTAATCGCTCCAAGTTTTACTGCCGAGGCTTTAGAAATTCTAGAAGCTAAGAAAAATATTCGTTTGATGACACTTGATTTTTCAAAGGCCCAGGAAGCTGATAAGCATGAATATGTTTCAGTTATGGGAGGACTTTTAGTTCAAGAACGTGATACGACAGTTGATAAGATTGATGAATTTAAAGTCGTAACTAAAAAAGCTCCTACAAAAGAAGAAATGAAGGCTTTGCTCTTTGGTCAACAAGTGGTTAAGCACGTTAAGAGTAATGCAATCGTTATCACTACAACGGATAAGACTTTAGGCGTTGGTGCTGGTCAGATGAATCGAATTGGCTCAGTTAAGATTGCCATTGAACAAGAAGAATTAGCTGATGAGCATGCACCACTAATTATGGCTTCAGATGCCTTTTTCCCGATGGATGATTGCGTTCAATACGCAGCTGAACATGGCATTACAGCTATTATTCAACCAGGAGGATCAATCAAAGATCAAGACTCAATTGATATGGCTGATAAGTTTGGTATTGCAATGGTCTTCACTGGCAGAAGACATTTCAAACATTAG
- the purN gene encoding phosphoribosylglycinamide formyltransferase, whose product MKVAIFASGNGSNFESIASSEELKKLGLEIEILVCDQPQAQVLQRAKNHHIKTFVNKLSDYNNRSEYEKAIVEKLKPLEVEYILLAGYMRVVTKTLLSNYPNRIINIHPSLLPKYSGLEAIHRAFLANEPVTGVTIHYIDEGVDTGPIIKQSKVVRLQDDTETRLESRIHQTEHQMYRAVVRDLLIKNNGVVNNEKSIN is encoded by the coding sequence ATGAAAGTAGCCATCTTTGCTTCAGGTAATGGTAGTAATTTTGAAAGTATCGCTAGTTCAGAAGAATTAAAGAAATTAGGTTTGGAAATAGAGATCCTGGTTTGTGATCAACCACAAGCTCAAGTTTTGCAAAGAGCCAAGAACCATCATATTAAAACGTTTGTTAATAAATTGTCTGATTATAACAACCGTAGTGAATATGAAAAGGCCATTGTAGAAAAGTTGAAGCCATTAGAAGTGGAATATATTTTGTTGGCTGGTTATATGCGAGTTGTCACAAAAACTTTATTAAGCAATTATCCTAATCGGATAATCAATATTCATCCGTCGCTGTTACCTAAATATTCTGGATTAGAGGCAATCCATCGAGCTTTTTTAGCCAATGAACCAGTAACAGGCGTCACAATTCACTATATTGATGAAGGGGTCGATACAGGGCCTATTATCAAGCAATCTAAAGTTGTCAGATTACAAGATGATACAGAAACTAGATTGGAAAGTCGGATTCATCAAACTGAGCATCAAATGTATCGCGCTGTAGTTCGTGATTTATTAATAAAAAATAATGGGGTAGTTAATAATGAAAAGAGCATTAATTAG
- the purM gene encoding phosphoribosylformylglycinamidine cyclo-ligase, with translation MTNPYQDAGVNVESGYKISKFVKQNTHSKSIGNFGGVYEIPMGFKHPVLVSSDDGVGTKLLLTNELRKWDTIGIDCVAMCVNDILAQGAIPQYFLDYISTGKVNQKVEMILKGVIAGCKQADAALIGGETAEMPGVYGENDYDIAGFAVGICEKDELLTKKRVELGDVLIGITSSGIHSNGYSLVRKIFFQEHDFNVETRLPEFPNQKLGDILLEPTKIYTQELVPLLKQRLVKGIAHITGGGFYENVPRILPDDLGAEINVDIWPELPIFQALQKYGQLQLSDMYHIFNMGLGIVLAVDPKNEIEVLNQLNQSETLAYTIGSVVKRKTDSLILKGEKL, from the coding sequence ATGACAAATCCCTATCAGGATGCGGGCGTTAATGTTGAGTCAGGATATAAGATTTCTAAATTTGTGAAACAAAATACTCACAGCAAGAGTATTGGTAATTTTGGCGGCGTTTATGAGATTCCAATGGGGTTTAAACACCCCGTATTAGTTTCTAGTGATGATGGTGTGGGAACTAAATTACTCTTAACTAATGAATTAAGAAAATGGGATACGATTGGGATCGATTGTGTCGCTATGTGTGTTAACGATATTTTAGCTCAAGGGGCAATTCCTCAGTATTTTCTTGATTACATTTCAACTGGCAAAGTAAATCAAAAAGTCGAAATGATTCTAAAAGGCGTGATTGCTGGCTGCAAGCAAGCTGATGCCGCTTTGATTGGTGGAGAAACTGCTGAAATGCCTGGAGTTTATGGGGAAAATGATTACGATATTGCTGGCTTTGCGGTCGGGATCTGTGAAAAAGATGAGCTATTAACTAAAAAAAGAGTTGAATTAGGGGATGTTCTAATTGGGATTACTTCTAGTGGCATTCATTCCAATGGTTATTCGTTAGTTCGCAAAATATTCTTTCAGGAACATGATTTTAATGTTGAAACACGTTTACCAGAGTTTCCTAACCAAAAACTAGGAGACATTCTATTAGAGCCAACTAAGATTTATACCCAAGAATTGGTGCCTTTGTTAAAGCAGAGATTAGTTAAGGGAATTGCTCATATTACTGGCGGGGGTTTTTATGAGAATGTTCCTCGTATCTTGCCTGATGATCTTGGCGCTGAGATCAATGTTGATATTTGGCCAGAATTGCCAATATTCCAGGCGTTACAAAAGTATGGGCAATTACAATTATCTGATATGTATCATATTTTCAATATGGGATTAGGTATCGTTTTAGCAGTTGACCCGAAGAATGAAATTGAAGTTTTGAATCAATTAAATCAATCTGAAACCCTGGCTTATACGATAGGTTCAGTTGTTAAAAGAAAGACTGATAGTTTGATCTTGAAAGGAGAGAAGCTATGA
- a CDS encoding tRNA1(Val) (adenine(37)-N6)-methyltransferase, with product MSIYSQDIISHSGIIINQDKKLYSFNLDTILLYNFAKTVKKGKIVDLCSGNGAIGLSLASKTKAQIYLVEIQKKLAELSQKSIVDNNLEQQVHLINDDLKNVQKHIDHDTVDMLVCNPPYFKVSDQTPLKENPVLAIARHELKANLEDILYSIKVLLKENSHAYLVYRPERLSELLSLMLQQRLQPKRIRFVRTSTQKDANFVLLDVIKTVKEASLRVEPDLIIYDEKHHLTKEANQIINGN from the coding sequence ATGTCGATTTATTCTCAAGATATTATTTCGCATAGTGGAATAATCATTAATCAAGATAAAAAGCTTTATTCATTCAACCTTGATACTATTTTACTTTATAATTTTGCTAAAACAGTAAAAAAAGGAAAAATAGTCGATTTATGTTCGGGAAATGGAGCCATTGGATTGTCATTGGCTTCTAAAACTAAAGCGCAAATATATTTAGTTGAAATTCAAAAGAAACTAGCTGAGTTATCTCAAAAGAGTATTGTTGATAATAATTTGGAGCAACAAGTACATCTAATAAATGATGATTTGAAGAATGTTCAAAAGCATATTGATCATGATACAGTCGACATGCTTGTTTGCAATCCACCGTATTTCAAAGTATCTGACCAGACTCCTTTAAAGGAGAATCCAGTGTTGGCAATTGCCCGTCATGAATTAAAAGCCAATTTAGAAGATATTTTATATTCAATTAAGGTTTTATTAAAAGAAAATTCTCATGCGTATTTAGTTTATCGACCAGAGCGTTTAAGTGAACTACTTTCTTTAATGTTGCAGCAACGATTGCAGCCAAAGCGTATACGTTTCGTTAGAACTAGTACACAAAAAGATGCTAATTTTGTTTTATTAGATGTTATTAAAACGGTTAAAGAAGCATCCCTAAGAGTTGAACCAGATTTAATAATTTATGATGAAAAGCATCATTTGACTAAAGAGGCTAATCAGATAATTAATGGAAACTAG
- the rpsB gene encoding 30S ribosomal protein S2, translated as MSVISMKQLLEAGVHFGHQTRRWNPKMKPFIFTQRNGIYIIDLQKTVRMIDDAYNYMKAVAGDDGIFLFVGTKKQAQDSIAEEATRAGQYYVNHRWLGGTLTNWNTIQKRIKRLKDIKAMSQDGTFDRLPKKEVALLEKQQAKLEKFLGGIEDMPRIPDVMFIVDPHKENIAVNEAKKLNIPIVAMVDTNTDPDPIDVIIPSNDDAIRAVRLITSKMADAIVEGKQGEEAVTDADFAKDDKKDENSDAADAKSIEDLAEAKNNNEDNK; from the coding sequence ATGTCAGTTATTTCTATGAAACAACTTCTTGAAGCCGGTGTACATTTCGGTCACCAAACAAGAAGATGGAACCCTAAGATGAAGCCATTTATCTTTACACAAAGAAATGGTATTTACATCATTGATTTACAAAAAACAGTACGCATGATCGACGATGCATACAACTATATGAAGGCCGTTGCCGGTGATGATGGTATTTTCCTATTCGTTGGTACAAAGAAACAAGCACAAGATTCTATTGCTGAAGAAGCAACACGTGCTGGTCAATACTATGTTAACCATCGTTGGTTAGGTGGTACTTTGACAAACTGGAATACAATCCAAAAACGTATCAAGAGATTAAAAGATATCAAAGCTATGTCACAAGATGGTACTTTTGATCGTCTACCTAAGAAAGAAGTTGCTTTACTTGAAAAGCAACAAGCTAAGTTGGAGAAATTCCTTGGTGGTATCGAAGATATGCCAAGAATCCCTGATGTTATGTTCATTGTTGACCCTCATAAGGAAAACATTGCTGTTAACGAAGCTAAGAAACTTAACATTCCTATCGTAGCTATGGTTGATACAAATACAGATCCAGATCCTATTGATGTTATCATTCCTTCAAATGATGATGCTATTCGTGCCGTTAGATTAATTACATCTAAGATGGCTGATGCTATCGTTGAAGGTAAACAAGGTGAAGAAGCTGTTACAGACGCAGATTTCGCTAAGGATGACAAAAAAGACGAAAATTCAGACGCTGCTGATGCAAAATCAATCGAAGATTTAGCAGAAGCTAAAAACAATAACGAAGATAACAAATAA
- a CDS encoding lysophospholipid acyltransferase family protein, protein MFYKFIRVIARGIVFILNGRYKVVGKENLPDKPFILVAPHRTWWEPIFFALVISPREATFMAKKELFKNPILRFILVHAHAFPVDRAHPGPSVIKTPVKALKKEDKVLIMFPSGTRYSEQLKGGASLIAKLSKAPLVPFVYQGPLSFSDLMKHKQITIGVGPEIDFDFKAKLDEKQTKQINDDMEKAWDKIDDEIDPSFEYIPPKKKNK, encoded by the coding sequence ATGTTTTATAAATTTATCCGTGTAATAGCGAGAGGCATTGTTTTTATTTTAAATGGCCGTTATAAAGTCGTGGGTAAAGAAAATCTACCTGACAAGCCTTTTATCTTAGTAGCACCGCACCGTACTTGGTGGGAACCAATTTTCTTTGCATTAGTAATTTCCCCACGTGAAGCTACTTTTATGGCTAAAAAAGAACTTTTTAAGAATCCTATTTTAAGATTCATTCTTGTGCACGCACACGCTTTTCCTGTTGATCGTGCTCATCCAGGACCCTCAGTAATAAAAACACCAGTTAAAGCTTTGAAAAAAGAAGACAAGGTTTTAATTATGTTTCCATCAGGAACTCGTTACTCCGAACAACTAAAAGGTGGAGCTTCACTGATTGCCAAACTTTCAAAAGCCCCACTAGTTCCCTTTGTTTATCAAGGGCCCTTATCTTTTAGCGATTTAATGAAACATAAACAGATCACCATTGGTGTAGGACCTGAGATTGACTTTGACTTCAAGGCTAAACTTGACGAAAAACAAACTAAGCAAATCAACGATGATATGGAAAAAGCTTGGGATAAAATTGATGATGAAATTGATCCATCTTTTGAATATATCCCACCTAAGAAAAAAAACAAGTAA
- the pyrH gene encoding UMP kinase: MPDIKYKRVILKVSGEALAGEKGFGINPPVIKQIAEQIKSVHDLGVQVAIVCGGGNIWRGETGAEMGMDRAQADYMGMMATVMNGLALQDGLEHIGVPTRVQTSIEMRQVAEPYIRRKAIRHLEKGRVVIFAGGTGNPYFSTDTTSVLRAAEIEADVILMAKNNVDGVYSADPKKDPNAKKYAELTQLDIINKNLGVMDTTASSLSMDNDIPLIVFNLNKPENIKKVVQGENIGTIIKGGNDD, encoded by the coding sequence ATGCCTGATATCAAGTATAAAAGAGTAATTTTAAAAGTTTCTGGAGAGGCTTTAGCTGGTGAAAAGGGTTTTGGCATTAACCCACCAGTCATTAAACAAATAGCTGAACAAATCAAAAGTGTTCATGACTTAGGAGTTCAAGTTGCTATTGTTTGTGGTGGTGGTAACATTTGGCGTGGTGAAACGGGTGCCGAAATGGGAATGGATCGTGCCCAAGCCGACTACATGGGTATGATGGCTACGGTTATGAATGGACTTGCCTTACAAGATGGTTTGGAACACATCGGTGTACCAACACGTGTTCAAACTTCCATTGAAATGCGTCAAGTGGCTGAACCTTATATCAGAAGAAAGGCTATTAGACATCTAGAAAAGGGACGTGTAGTAATATTTGCTGGTGGTACTGGTAATCCATACTTCTCAACTGATACTACTTCTGTACTTCGTGCCGCTGAAATTGAAGCCGATGTCATTTTGATGGCTAAGAATAACGTTGATGGTGTATACTCAGCTGATCCAAAGAAAGATCCTAATGCTAAGAAGTATGCAGAATTAACACAACTTGATATTATTAATAAGAATCTTGGAGTTATGGATACAACTGCTTCATCATTGTCAATGGATAATGATATTCCATTGATTGTATTCAATTTGAACAAACCTGAAAATATTAAGAAGGTTGTTCAAGGAGAAAATATTGGAACAATAATAAAGGGTGGTAATGATGACTAA
- a CDS encoding phosphoribosylglycinamide synthetase C domain-containing protein: MIKTKKGIKVIEFNARFGDPETEVVLPRLESDLSEIIFSILNHKKLESIKWQQKGLNLGVFAVSKGYPTKPVFGSLGDRDSFKKCPLAINYAAVKREQEQLFSHGGRLYLMQAQAKSVEEAQKKVYRELQKMDQANIFYRRDIGKNSI, encoded by the coding sequence TTGATAAAGACAAAAAAAGGAATCAAAGTTATCGAATTTAACGCTCGATTCGGTGATCCCGAAACAGAAGTAGTTTTACCACGCTTAGAGTCTGATTTGTCTGAAATAATTTTTTCCATCCTAAATCATAAAAAGCTTGAGTCGATAAAGTGGCAACAAAAAGGTTTAAATTTAGGAGTCTTCGCTGTCAGTAAGGGTTATCCTACAAAACCCGTATTTGGTTCTTTAGGAGATAGGGACAGTTTCAAGAAATGCCCATTAGCAATCAATTATGCGGCCGTAAAACGAGAGCAAGAGCAATTGTTTAGTCATGGTGGACGTTTATATTTGATGCAGGCACAAGCTAAATCAGTTGAAGAAGCTCAGAAAAAAGTTTATCGAGAACTTCAAAAAATGGATCAGGCAAATATTTTTTATCGACGTGATATTGGTAAGAATTCCATTTAA
- a CDS encoding GIY-YIG nuclease family protein: METSKYYVYILLCNDKTFYTGTSNNVKKRVATHNAGKGAKYTKTRRPVKLMYTEELENKSQALKREIAIKKLSRLQKENLLKSNGINWRDYLIS, encoded by the coding sequence ATGGAAACTAGTAAATATTACGTTTATATATTATTATGCAACGATAAAACTTTTTACACTGGCACAAGTAACAATGTAAAAAAGAGGGTTGCAACTCACAATGCCGGTAAAGGTGCCAAGTACACTAAGACTAGACGGCCAGTTAAATTAATGTATACCGAAGAATTAGAAAATAAGTCGCAAGCTTTGAAACGGGAAATTGCTATTAAAAAGCTATCACGGCTTCAAAAAGAAAACTTATTAAAAAGTAATGGAATAAATTGGCGTGACTACTTGATTTCATAA